Sequence from the Saccharopolyspora pogona genome:
GGGGGCTGGTGGTGAAGTGTCGTAGGGCGCGCCAACGGCCGGTGAGCAGGGCGAATCCGCGTTCGCCGAGGGCGCGCAGGCCGCGCAGCAGTTTGTTGTAGGTCTGGTTGTCGACGTCGAGTGGGCGGCCTTTGCTGGTTTTGGGGTGTTTGATCGGGGTGAGGACCCCGGCTCCGGCACCCTGGTAGCCGCCGTCGGCCAGGGTGGGCAGGTCGAGCTGGGAGTAAGCCCAGTACAGGGCGCCGAGGACGTGGTTTTCAGCGGCGGTGATGTCGTGGACGGACCCGGGCTCGACGTCGGAGACCCACAGCGGGAACCCGTCCGGGTCCGTCAGTGCTTGGATGTTGCCGGCTTGTTCGCGGGTTTTCCCGGAGTACCACAGGTCGATCTCGGTGCCTTTGGTGCTGGTGGTCTTTTCGCCGAGACGGTCGGAGGAGAAGTTTTTGCCGTCCAGGATCAGATAGGCGTCGCCGTTGTCTTTGGCCCGTTGCAGGGCGTCGTGCAGATCCGGGGCCTGCGCGGCCAGCGCCTCGATGCCCTCGTCGACATACCGGTAGCCGGTCGCGCGGGCGACACCGTGATCGCGGGCCAGTTTGGTGGTGTCGGTGCGGTCGCGGAACCACCGCAGGACCAGCACAGCCTGCCAGAACGTGGTCAACGCCCGGCGCCCCTTGCGGGTCCCTTTCCGGCGGCGTTCACCGGCCAGCAGCTTGCTGAGGAAGAGCACCAGTTCACGGGGAACATCGAGTTTGGTACGTGACCACGTGGGGCCTTCCCTGGTCGAAGATCGTTTCTTGGTCGAACTTCTTCTACCAGGGACCCCACGTCCCACTCTCCCCAGGCCAGCCCTACCCGATCACACACCCATTCCGGCAGGCCGCCTTCAGCCACTTCTTACCGAGATCACCTCAATGGAAATTGCGGATCACCGGTGTGATCATGGTCTGGCACCAACCGGCACAGTTCGGATATCGTCTGCCGACCCCGGACAAGTGGAAACAGGTGGGCATGCAGCAGGCTGAGGACATCACACTGTTCGGGCTCGACGGTTGGCGGTGGCTCAACCAGCCGGTGAACTGGTTGTCCTACGCGGGATTGACGGTGACCGCCGACTCCGGCACGGATTTCTGGCGGACGACCCACTACGGCTTCGTGCGCGACAGCGGGCACGCGCTGCTGCGCCCAGTGGGGCCGCGGTTCACGTTGACGACCCGGTTCTTCGGCGACTACCGGGAGCAGTACGACCAGGCCGGGCTGCTGCTGCGGCTGGACGAGCAGAACTGGATCAAGGCGGGCATCGAGCTCGTCGACGGCGAGCAGCTGCTCAGCGCGGTGGTGACCCGCGAGGTCTCGGACTGGAACGTGGTGCCGCTGGAGGCGGTGTGCGGCCCGGTCGAGTCGATCACCCTCCAACTGGAGCGGGCCGGCGACACCGCGACGATCCGCTACGCCGCCGACGGCGACGAGCCCAAGACGCTGCTTCGGGTGGCGTACTTCCCGCCGGAGGTCCCGGCCGAGGCCGGGCTGATGTGCGCCTCCCCGGATGGCGCGGGTTTCCCGATCCGCTTCGCCGAACTGTCCCTCGTGGAGGGCTCGTAGTTTTCTCGAACATCGCACCGCGAGGGGTTCTCAGGGGTTTCTCGCGATGTCCTGCCGTTGGCAGCGAGTGCCGAAGCTGTCACGCTCCGATGGTCCACCCGGTATCGTCGCGCGGGAGAGATCGACAGCACCGGTGGGGGTCGGGATGGACGCGTGGCACAACGCCAACAACGCTCCGGTGGGAAACCTGCTCCAGGTCGGACGCGCCGAGCACATCGTGATGAACCTGGGCGGCCACTCGGTGCCGGTGTGCCCAGACATGCTCAGAAAGGACCCCACCCACTTCGGCTTCACCAACCGGACCGCGGAACTCACCGAACTGGATCGGCTGTGGCGCAACGCGGAGCGCGCCGGAAAACCACTGGTCGTGGTGCTCAGCGGCATGATGGGCATCGGCAAGTCGTTGACGGCGCTGCGCTGGGCGCACCGGATGCGCGACGAGTTCTCGGGCGGGATTTTCTTCGGTGAGCTGCACGGATCCAATCCCGCCGAGACCCGGTCCCCGGGCGAGGTGATGGGCAGGTTCCTCGGACGGCTCGGGCTGACCGGCGCGGCGCTGCCGGCGACGGAGGAGGAGCGCGGCGATGCGTTCTGCGAGATCACCGCGCACCGCCGGATCCTGGTGATTCTCGACGACGCCGCGACTGCCGCGCAGGTCCGGGCGCTGCTGCCGTCGTCACCGACCAGCGCGGTGCTCGTCACCAGCCGCCGCGAGCTCACGTTCCTGGGCGGCGGCGTCGTACCGATGCGGCTGGCGCCGTTCGAGGAGGATGCGGCGATCACGCTGCTGGCGGGTTCGCTCGGCGACGGCGCGGAGGCGGAAGCGGACGCGCTGCGGAAGCTGAGCAATGCGTGCGGCCGGCATCCGATGGCGTTGCAGGTGGCGGCCGCGCAGCTGCCCGGCCGGTCGTCGATATCGTCCTATGTGGACAGGATCGCGCCGGATCTGCTGCGCCGCCTGGAGGTGGACGGGGAACGGCCCTTCGACGGTGCCTTCGAGTTCGGTTACCAGGCGTTGTCGGCGGATCAGCAGCACACCTACCGGATGCTGGGATGCCATCCCGCGACGGAGTTCTCCCTGGAGGCGGCTGCGGCGCTGCTCGACCAGCCGGTCGCGGACACCGAGGATCTGCTGCGGGCGCTGTCCCGGGCCCACCTCGTGGTTCCGGTCGATCGCAGCCGGTACAGCATCCATGCGCTGGTGCGGCAGCATGCGAAGGCCAAGCTGTCCGCGGACGACGACCCGCGGTCGGCGTTGCGCCGGACCGTCGAGCACTACCACGACTTCGTGATGGCGCGGGACGTCGTGCTGTCGAAGCGGCGGCGGCTCAGTGCGCGGTACGAGAAGGTCGTTCCGGCGCATGAGGGGGAGCGCGCGTCGGAGCGGGCGTTGGACGAGCTGGAGGCGGAACGCGAGACGCTTCCGGCGTTGGTGGGCATCGCGGTCGAAGTCGGGTTGGACGACCGCGCCTGGCAGCTGTGCGAGAGCCTGTTCAGCTACTACACCGATCGCAACTACTTCGTCGACCTGATCGAGATCCTTCCGCTCGGGATCGCGGCGGCCGAGGGGCTGGGCGATCCCCGGGCGCTGGTGCGCATGCACTCGCACTCCGGTTCGGCGTACTACGCGGTGGGGGAATACCGCGCGGCACAAGAACAATTCGAGCTCTCGTACGACATCGCCGAGGCGAACGGCGACGATTGGGGGCAGCAGAGCGCTATCGAATGG
This genomic interval carries:
- a CDS encoding transposase family protein; amino-acid sequence: MVLFLSKLLAGERRRKGTRKGRRALTTFWQAVLVLRWFRDRTDTTKLARDHGVARATGYRYVDEGIEALAAQAPDLHDALQRAKDNGDAYLILDGKNFSSDRLGEKTTSTKGTEIDLWYSGKTREQAGNIQALTDPDGFPLWVSDVEPGSVHDITAAENHVLGALYWAYSQLDLPTLADGGYQGAGAGVLTPIKHPKTSKGRPLDVDNQTYNKLLRGLRALGERGFALLTGRWRALRHFTTSPRKIGPIVKAALVLTQFEHGRLA
- a CDS encoding DUF1349 domain-containing protein translates to MVWHQPAQFGYRLPTPDKWKQVGMQQAEDITLFGLDGWRWLNQPVNWLSYAGLTVTADSGTDFWRTTHYGFVRDSGHALLRPVGPRFTLTTRFFGDYREQYDQAGLLLRLDEQNWIKAGIELVDGEQLLSAVVTREVSDWNVVPLEAVCGPVESITLQLERAGDTATIRYAADGDEPKTLLRVAYFPPEVPAEAGLMCASPDGAGFPIRFAELSLVEGS
- a CDS encoding tetratricopeptide repeat protein is translated as MDAWHNANNAPVGNLLQVGRAEHIVMNLGGHSVPVCPDMLRKDPTHFGFTNRTAELTELDRLWRNAERAGKPLVVVLSGMMGIGKSLTALRWAHRMRDEFSGGIFFGELHGSNPAETRSPGEVMGRFLGRLGLTGAALPATEEERGDAFCEITAHRRILVILDDAATAAQVRALLPSSPTSAVLVTSRRELTFLGGGVVPMRLAPFEEDAAITLLAGSLGDGAEAEADALRKLSNACGRHPMALQVAAAQLPGRSSISSYVDRIAPDLLRRLEVDGERPFDGAFEFGYQALSADQQHTYRMLGCHPATEFSLEAAAALLDQPVADTEDLLRALSRAHLVVPVDRSRYSIHALVRQHAKAKLSADDDPRSALRRTVEHYHDFVMARDVVLSKRRRLSARYEKVVPAHEGERASERALDELEAERETLPALVGIAVEVGLDDRAWQLCESLFSYYTDRNYFVDLIEILPLGIAAAEGLGDPRALVRMHSHSGSAYYAVGEYRAAQEQFELSYDIAEANGDDWGQQSAIEWLGLIHERRAEFDEALRCFERSRGIVEKHFAADRRPRPLALYRMHSGRVLTRAGRAPEALPRLAEAFDFFVGLGEQANSAKVALSLAEAHLQRNDLAEALRWGRKALELCRAARMAADQAEALELLAELSARSGNVQAAADQRREAAEILTVLGNRRAQALLARES